The Halococcus salifodinae DSM 8989 nucleotide sequence TGGGGCGGATGGGAGCCGAGGACACCCTCGAACTCGCCGACCTCGCCGACGAGTACGGCTCCGGTGAGGTTCGACTCACGCAGCGCCAGAACGTCATCGTGACCGACGTTCCCGAGGACGATCTCGACGCGTTCCTCGACGAACCCCTCTTGGAAGACTACTCGCCCGACCCACACCCGTTCATGCGCGGCTCGATCGCCTGCACCGGGACGGAGTTCTGCTCGCTCTCGATCGTCGAGACCAAGAACCGCCAGGTCCGGTACGCCCGCTGGCTCAAAGAGAACGTCGCGCTCCCCGACGGGATCGAGGACTTCCACGTCCACCTTTCGGGCTGTACCGCCTCGTGCGCCCAGCCACAGATCGCCGACATCAGTCTTCGGGGAATGAAGACCAGAAAGGACGGCGAGCCCGTCGAGGCGTTCGACATCGGGCTCGGTGGCGGACTCGGCGAGGACCCCCACTTCGCGGACTGGATCGCGATGCGGGTCGCGGCCGACGAGGTGCCTGGCTACATCGCGAACGTCCTCGCGGCCTACGAGGACGAATCCGACGACTCCGAGAGCTTTCGTGAGTTCATCGCCGCGCGCGACGAGGACGAACTCGAAGCGCTCGCCGACCCCGAGGAGACCGACTACGAGGACCCGTTCATGCACAACACGAAGATGACGTGGTACCCCTACGCCGAGGAGGACGACATGGACGACCGACCGACGCCCGCCCGCGCCGACGGCACCCCGATCCCGGCTGACGACTGAGACGCCCGCTTCGACGCGTTCGTTTTTCGTCGCGATCCGTGTCGACGATACAGTTACGATACTGTCGCTCGTTGACCGTGCTATGGAATTGAACCACTACGCGGTCTTCAGCAGCGACGAGCGGCGGATCGCCACTGCGGAGTTCAGAGGTGGGCGTGTAACGGCGGTGCTCTCCGAATTCGAACTCGACCTCCGAGGAGCGGAGACGCCCGGATTTCCGGCGGTAATCGACATACGGGTACTCTTCGCCGAGGTGGACGTCACCGTTCCCGACGAGTGGAACGTCGACGTACGACTGTCGACGCCGCTGTGCGAGTTCCGAGACAGGCACGCGATCCACGCAGCCGAGGAAGGGCCGGCGAGCGAACCCGATCTCGTTCTGACCGGCTTCGGCGTGCTCTCCGAGATCACGCTCAGGGGGTGATCCGATCGGCGTAGCCGAACGCGGGGACGAACCTGCTGTGATTCCTGTTCCCGTCCCCGCTCGCCCACAGTCTCGTTAAGTATCCGGCTGTCGAAACCGGGGTATGAGCGATCGCATTCTGAAGGTCAACGCCTACACCACGCTCGATCTGCTCGACGGCCACGCGGAGGGTCACGATTTCGAGGAGGACGCACTCGCGGTGCTCAACGTCACCGCTGCCCGCAAAAACCCCGAGCACGTCCAGCTCCAGCTCGAAATCGACAACACAGACCTCGACCACCTTCCTGCTCACGCCGACGAGGTGCAGCTCTCACCCGACCAAGCCCGCGAGGTCGCGGCCGCGCTCGAAGACCACGCCGCGGACGTCGAGGCCGCCCAGAACTAAGTGGCGTTTGCGCGCTCGTCGTTCTCGATCTATCGATCAGCTTGCCGGTCGCCCTCGCTGCGCTCGCGCCAGTCGCGCTGTTGTCGGCGCTCGGTGACGTGCCGTCGGCCGTCGGCCAGCGCCTCGCGCACCTCCGACTCGAACTCGGCCGCGGGCGTGAGGAACTCGTCAGCGAACGACTCGACGACTTCGTAGGTCCACCGCCCGTCGATCGCACCTGCTGGAAGGAGATCGTCGCGGAGGACGTCCGCCCACGCGTCGTGGCCGGACCTGCGGAGTTTCTCGCGTGCGTCGTCCAGCCTGTCCATCCCGCGACCGACCTCGTGGTGGAACGCGACGAGATGGCCGTACCCCCGATGGAGATGTTCGATGCCGAGCTGGAGGTCGTGGAGCGCGGTCCGTTCGGTTTCGTCGAGGTCGGTGGGCTCGTCGTCCATACTGGAACATCACCGACCATGAACAAAACACCTCGGCGCAGGGACGCGTTCGTGGACGATACTGGATCGGGCGGGGCCGCCGCAACGCTAACTGCTTTCCGTATCCTCTACCCACGACCTGCATGGCATTCAACGGCGGCTGGACCGCGGAACGAATGGGGGACCTCGACGGAAAGACGGTGATCGTCACCGGCGCGAACAGCGGGCTCGGCTACGAGGCGGCGCGGGAGTTCGCGATCCACGGCGCGAACGTCGTCCTCGCGTGCCGCAGCGTCGAGCGCGGTGTCGAGGCGGGCGAGCGGATTCGGGAGGACGCGCCCGAAACCTCGCTCACGGTCATCGAGCTGGATCTCGCGGATCTCGCGTCGGTTGGCCGCTTCGCCGCCGACTTCACCGACACCCACGACGAGCTCCACGTGCTCTGCAACAACGCCGGCGTGATGGCGATTCCGCGGAGCGAGACCGTCGACGGGTTCGAGACCCAGTTCGGCGTCAATCATCTGGGGCACTTCGCGCTCACCGGCACCCTCCTCGAACACCTCCACGAGACCGACGGCGAGACCCGCGTCGTGACCCAGAGCAGCGGCCTCCACGAGAGCGGCGCAATCGACTTCCGTGATCTCCAGCACGAGGATTCCTACGACGAGTGGGACGCCTACGGCCAGAGCAAGCTCGCGAACGTCCTCTTCGCCTACGAGCTCCACCGACGGCTCCGGAACGTCGGCGTCGACGACGTAACCAGCGTGGCGTGTCACCCGGGCTACGCGGCGACGGACCTCCAGCGCCGGGGGCCCGAACAGGCCGGCGAGACCCTCCGGCTGTGGGGGATGAAGGCCGCGAACGCCATCGTCGCTCAGGACGCCGCGACGGGCGCGCTGCCCATGCTCTACGGTGCTACCGAACCTGGTCTGAGCGGCAGCGAGTATATCGGCCCCGGCGGGGTCCGAAACATGCGCGGCTCGCCCGAAGAACAGCGCTCCAGCGAGCGATCGTACGACGAGACGACGGCAGCACGGCTTTGGGAGGTCTCGGCGGAACTGACGGGCGTCACCTACGACTTCGACGTCGCGGCGAACTGAACAGTCGTTGCCAGGGACGGTGATTCGAACCGGCAGGTGATCGAATCGACTCTTACTCGTCGTCGCCGACCTCGGCGGCGGAGTCGTCGTCCGTCTCGATACCGCCCTCGGTGGTGGTGTCTCCGTCGACGAGTCGTCCCTCAATTTCCGCGTCACCGTCTTCATCGCCGAGGCGGCCGGCGTACTCGTCCCAGAGGTCCTCGTCGAGGAGTTCTCGGATCGGGTGGTCGTCGGCTGCGTCGTCCGCCGCCAGTCCGTATAGAAGCCCGAGACCCCCTCCTAGCGCCGCGCCGGACCGCGCTCCTTCGAAGTCCTCCGAGGCGGTCGCCCGGCCCGCGCCCATCTCCGCGCCGCGGAGCACCGACTCGGCGTCGGCCTCGGTGACCCACTGAGCGTACGCCTCGGGCGTGAGTTCCTCGGCGAGGTACGCCGACGCGCCCACCATCGCGCCGACCGACTTGCCGTCGATATTTCGCGTGCCCGCTCCCGCCGAGGCCCCGGCGTTGGCCCGCTTCGCCATCATCGTCGGATCCAGGTCGTCGAACATGGTGTCGTCGTGGCTGGTGGCGTACGCGCCAACCACGCTCCCGCCGAGCACCGCACCCGAGAGGAGGGCCGCCGTGGAGTAACTCGCTGCGATGGCTGGGTTGGCGACCGTGACGCCGGTGGCCAGGCCCCAGAGCGCGGCCTGCTTCGGATCGGCGTCGCGGACGGTTCGCTTGAGTTCGAGCGTGCCGATGCCCGCACGATCGCGCGCGGCGCGGACGACATCTCGGGTCTGATCCCGATCGACCGACGGGAGCGGGACATCACGATCGAGCGAGGACCCCGCTGTCGACCGCGCGTCCGCGGCGAGTTCGCGCGACCGCTCGATACCGGGGAGCATCGACGACTCGGTGTCGACGTCCGTGCTGCCCGCCGACGCCAAGCCGTCGTCGTCGACGCCCATAGCCCGATCGGCATCGTCGCCAGCCACGCGATCACGCGCGTCGCCGAGCGTCGAGCGGACGCGGTCGAACACGCCGTCGCCGGTCTCCTCGTCCCCGACAGTCACGAGAATCTCCGTCCCGTCGGACTCGCCTGCCGCGTCGTGTTCGCCCTGGAGATTCGCGAGTCGCTCGACGAGATCGTCGGTGTCGCGTGCGTCGGCCACCGCGGCGTCGGCCTCGTCGCGCAGGCGGTCGGGGAGGTCGGCGAGCAGTTCCGTAACCCCCTCCTCGGTCCCATCGTCCGTCGCGTTCGGGTCGTCCATGCCCGCATGGAGGCGACGCTCACGGAAAAGCGTTCGAGCAGCGTGTGCAGCGTCT carries:
- a CDS encoding oxidoreductase; translated protein: MAFNGGWTAERMGDLDGKTVIVTGANSGLGYEAAREFAIHGANVVLACRSVERGVEAGERIREDAPETSLTVIELDLADLASVGRFAADFTDTHDELHVLCNNAGVMAIPRSETVDGFETQFGVNHLGHFALTGTLLEHLHETDGETRVVTQSSGLHESGAIDFRDLQHEDSYDEWDAYGQSKLANVLFAYELHRRLRNVGVDDVTSVACHPGYAATDLQRRGPEQAGETLRLWGMKAANAIVAQDAATGALPMLYGATEPGLSGSEYIGPGGVRNMRGSPEEQRSSERSYDETTAARLWEVSAELTGVTYDFDVAAN
- a CDS encoding LiaF domain-containing protein; amino-acid sequence: MELNHYAVFSSDERRIATAEFRGGRVTAVLSEFELDLRGAETPGFPAVIDIRVLFAEVDVTVPDEWNVDVRLSTPLCEFRDRHAIHAAEEGPASEPDLVLTGFGVLSEITLRG
- a CDS encoding DUF6360 family protein; translation: MSDRILKVNAYTTLDLLDGHAEGHDFEEDALAVLNVTAARKNPEHVQLQLEIDNTDLDHLPAHADEVQLSPDQAREVAAALEDHAADVEAAQN